In one window of Frigoriglobus tundricola DNA:
- the tnpC gene encoding IS66 family transposase, whose amino-acid sequence MTPVPQPPELPSDLPPQVVAYIRILEATIAELTAQVTGLTTRVAELEARLNQNSTNSSKPPSSDAPHVKPAPPKPPSGKRRGGQPGHPKAERTLLPPDEIRALKPSTCRDCAHPLTGDDPQPAVHQVHEIPVITPHVTEYRCHRLRCPHCGTTTAATVPAEAATGYGPRAQAVAAVLTGSCRLGKRGTSQLFADLFGLPLSPAMVCKLQHRTAEALKPVAEDALIYTRGQPANVDETGWTQGRKRAWLWVAVTTFVVAFLIRKTRGRSAFDDLRAGSTAVHTTDRYPVYTHLSKHTRQLCWAHLRRDFQAMIDRGGSGTAIGAALLASSDALFEHWYRVRDGTLARSTFRSNYVPELRHQIGEHLRTGAACGCAKTAATCGDLLAVEASLWTFARVVGVEPTNNAAEREVRHAVCWRKTSFGTDSERGSRFVERILTVLASCRRQNRNVLAFLTDAIRAHRNGEPAPTLLPA is encoded by the coding sequence ATGACGCCTGTCCCTCAACCGCCGGAACTCCCGAGCGACCTGCCCCCACAGGTCGTGGCGTATATCCGCATTCTTGAGGCCACGATTGCCGAACTCACCGCCCAGGTCACCGGGCTCACCACCCGCGTCGCGGAACTCGAGGCCCGTCTCAACCAGAACTCCACCAACTCGTCCAAGCCCCCTTCGTCCGACGCCCCGCACGTGAAACCGGCCCCGCCCAAGCCGCCCTCGGGCAAGAGACGAGGCGGGCAACCGGGGCACCCCAAAGCCGAACGCACCCTGCTGCCGCCCGATGAGATCCGGGCACTTAAGCCGTCCACGTGCCGGGACTGTGCGCACCCGTTGACCGGGGACGACCCACAACCGGCCGTTCATCAGGTCCACGAGATCCCCGTCATCACGCCTCACGTCACCGAGTATCGGTGCCACCGGCTCCGGTGCCCGCACTGCGGCACGACGACCGCGGCGACGGTGCCGGCCGAGGCGGCGACCGGATACGGACCCCGGGCTCAGGCGGTGGCCGCGGTGCTCACCGGCTCGTGCCGCCTGGGCAAGCGCGGCACGAGCCAATTGTTCGCCGACCTGTTCGGCCTGCCCCTGAGCCCGGCGATGGTGTGCAAGCTCCAGCACCGAACCGCGGAGGCGTTGAAGCCGGTGGCCGAGGACGCCCTGATCTACACCCGCGGACAACCGGCCAACGTGGACGAGACCGGCTGGACCCAAGGCCGCAAGCGGGCCTGGTTGTGGGTGGCCGTGACCACGTTCGTGGTGGCCTTCCTGATCCGAAAGACCCGGGGCCGAAGCGCCTTCGATGATCTGCGAGCGGGCTCGACGGCCGTCCACACGACCGACCGGTATCCGGTGTACACGCACCTTTCCAAGCACACGCGCCAGCTGTGCTGGGCGCACCTGCGTCGCGATTTCCAGGCGATGATCGACCGCGGCGGTTCCGGGACGGCGATCGGTGCGGCTCTGTTGGCGAGTTCGGACGCCTTGTTCGAGCATTGGTATCGGGTCCGGGACGGAACCCTCGCGCGGTCCACATTCCGATCGAACTACGTCCCCGAATTGCGTCACCAGATCGGCGAGCACCTGCGGACCGGGGCTGCGTGCGGCTGCGCCAAGACCGCCGCCACCTGCGGCGACCTGTTGGCCGTCGAGGCGTCGTTGTGGACGTTCGCGCGGGTCGTCGGTGTGGAACCGACCAACAACGCGGCCGAGCGCGAGGTGCGCCACGCGGTGTGCTGGCGCAAAACCAGCTTCGGGACCGACAGCGAACGCGGGAGCCGATTCGTGGAACGCATCTTGACGGTCCTCGCCTCGTGCCGCCGGCAGAACCGCAACGTATTGGCATTCCTCACCGACGCCATCCGCGCACACCGCAATGGCGAGCCGGCACCGACACTGCTCCCGGCCTAA
- a CDS encoding type II toxin-antitoxin system TacA family antitoxin, producing MGKTGASGAAGASPLMVRLDAASKSVLARAAELRGISVSDYVRQVTVAQARKEVEAAGSQTIAMTPAEQLAFWAALNAPVKLTAAQKKLGKLMRGGS from the coding sequence ATGGGAAAGACAGGAGCAAGCGGCGCGGCTGGAGCCAGTCCGCTGATGGTCCGGCTCGATGCGGCGAGCAAGAGCGTGCTCGCCCGCGCGGCCGAGCTGCGCGGGATCAGCGTGAGCGACTATGTCCGGCAGGTCACGGTGGCGCAAGCGCGCAAGGAAGTTGAGGCGGCCGGATCGCAGACGATCGCCATGACACCGGCCGAACAACTCGCGTTCTGGGCGGCTCTCAACGCGCCGGTCAAACTCACCGCCGCGCAGAAGAAACTCGGCAAACTCATGCGGGGCGGGTCGTGA
- a CDS encoding carboxypeptidase-like regulatory domain-containing protein, which translates to MSGSVVVDGAPGALTAVTFWCDDPNAPSGGGGRVMTNDKGEFAIGEKDKDTGLPPGNYKVTFSRFVDATGKPVYGGGKKSEAKYEVPSKESIPEPYRDRSLTPVSAQISRSSNTFTFEVSTKDR; encoded by the coding sequence GTGTCCGGTTCCGTGGTTGTGGACGGTGCCCCGGGGGCGCTCACGGCGGTCACGTTCTGGTGCGACGATCCCAACGCCCCGTCGGGCGGCGGGGGCCGCGTCATGACCAACGACAAGGGCGAGTTCGCGATCGGTGAGAAGGACAAGGACACCGGGCTGCCGCCCGGCAACTACAAGGTCACCTTCTCGCGGTTCGTGGACGCGACCGGCAAACCGGTGTACGGCGGCGGCAAGAAGAGCGAGGCCAAGTACGAGGTGCCCTCTAAGGAGTCCATCCCGGAGCCGTACCGCGACCGGAGCCTGACACCGGTTTCGGCCCAGATCTCGCGGTCCTCGAACACGTTCACGTTCGAGGTCTCGACGAAGGACCGTTGA
- the glgX gene encoding glycogen debranching protein GlgX: protein MPPFRTSRGRPLPLGPSLTPDGTNFALLCRHGRTVTLVILPAEGGSTPLAELPLDARTNRTGDHWHIRVHDLPEAFCYGWRVDGPHGPRTRFDPSRLLLDPSAVILSHGAEWAGTCETDPQRTSRRSMYRRGTRYNWDDDCPPLVDYEDTVIYEVHVRGFTCHPSSGVAAPGTFRGLVEKIPYLKWLGVTAVELMPVFEWDECDCPFVNPATGEKLTNFWGYNPIAFAAPKAAFAASAKQLGQTNEFRDMVKAMHAAGIEVILDVVFNHTGEGDDRGRTFSFRGLDNELYYLLDDSGRYLNFSGCGNTVNCNHPVVRDLIMTCLRYWVEDMHVDGFRFDLASILGRDRRGNVMVEPPVIESITEDGVMADTKLIAEPWDAGGLYQVGQFPFGRRWSEWNGQYRDDVRRFWKGDPGLTGAMASRVCGSSDLYQWNGRLPRHSVNFVTAHDGFTLYDLVSYNEKHNEANGEGNRDGSNDNHSWNCGAEGPTTDPAVLALRRRQARNLMTTLMISQGVPMLLAGDEFLRTQQGNNNAWCQDNDVSWVNWTLAEGNKDFVRFVRELIHLRKRHPALRRRRFFAGEFRSGDAPRPAPARAAEPHVIDVFPPAGPVRPGDAGLHPASDAATGLARSGRGADAPVPALADIHWHGVEPFRPDWGYNARVLAFALDGRFTGREGDPDYQIDEDFYVVFNAWSEALRFRIPASPTRRRWRRLIDTALPAPGDFVAEGEGPVVADGGTYTVAGFSTLVLISEP from the coding sequence ATGCCGCCGTTCCGCACCAGCCGTGGGCGCCCGCTGCCACTCGGCCCGTCGCTCACCCCCGACGGGACGAACTTCGCGCTGCTCTGCCGCCACGGGCGCACGGTCACGCTCGTCATCCTCCCCGCGGAGGGCGGCAGTACGCCGCTCGCCGAACTGCCGCTCGACGCCCGGACCAACCGCACCGGCGACCACTGGCACATCCGCGTCCACGACCTGCCGGAAGCGTTCTGCTACGGGTGGCGCGTGGACGGCCCGCACGGCCCGCGCACCCGGTTCGACCCGAGCCGGCTCCTGCTCGACCCGTCCGCGGTCATCCTCTCGCACGGGGCCGAGTGGGCCGGCACCTGCGAGACCGACCCGCAGCGCACCAGCCGCCGCAGCATGTACCGCCGCGGGACGCGCTACAACTGGGACGACGACTGCCCGCCCCTGGTCGATTACGAAGACACGGTCATCTACGAGGTGCACGTCCGCGGGTTCACCTGCCACCCGTCGAGCGGGGTGGCCGCGCCGGGCACGTTCCGGGGGCTGGTGGAGAAGATCCCGTACCTGAAGTGGCTCGGCGTCACGGCCGTCGAGCTCATGCCGGTGTTCGAGTGGGACGAGTGCGACTGCCCGTTCGTCAACCCGGCGACCGGCGAGAAGCTGACCAACTTCTGGGGCTACAACCCGATCGCGTTCGCCGCCCCGAAGGCCGCGTTCGCCGCCAGCGCGAAGCAGCTCGGGCAGACGAACGAGTTCCGCGACATGGTCAAGGCCATGCACGCGGCCGGCATCGAGGTGATCCTGGACGTGGTGTTCAACCACACCGGCGAGGGCGACGACCGGGGCCGCACGTTCAGCTTCCGCGGCCTGGACAACGAGCTGTACTACCTGCTGGACGACAGCGGCCGGTACCTGAACTTCTCCGGGTGCGGGAACACGGTGAACTGCAACCACCCGGTCGTCCGCGACCTCATCATGACGTGCCTGCGGTACTGGGTGGAGGACATGCACGTGGACGGCTTCCGCTTCGACCTCGCCTCCATCCTGGGGCGGGACCGGCGGGGGAACGTGATGGTCGAGCCGCCGGTGATCGAGAGCATCACCGAGGACGGGGTGATGGCCGACACGAAACTCATCGCCGAGCCGTGGGACGCGGGCGGGCTCTATCAGGTCGGGCAGTTCCCGTTCGGCCGCCGCTGGAGCGAGTGGAACGGGCAGTACCGCGACGACGTGCGCCGGTTCTGGAAGGGCGACCCCGGCCTGACGGGCGCGATGGCCAGTCGCGTCTGCGGCAGCTCCGACCTGTACCAGTGGAACGGCCGCCTGCCGCGGCACTCGGTCAACTTCGTCACCGCCCACGACGGGTTCACCCTGTACGACCTCGTGAGCTACAACGAGAAGCACAACGAGGCCAACGGCGAGGGCAACCGCGACGGGTCGAACGACAACCACTCGTGGAACTGCGGCGCCGAGGGGCCGACGACCGACCCGGCCGTGCTGGCGCTCCGGCGGCGCCAGGCCCGCAACCTGATGACGACGCTGATGATCAGCCAGGGCGTGCCGATGCTCCTGGCCGGGGACGAGTTCCTGCGCACGCAGCAGGGCAACAACAACGCGTGGTGCCAGGACAACGACGTGTCGTGGGTGAACTGGACGCTGGCGGAGGGGAACAAGGACTTCGTGCGGTTCGTGCGGGAACTGATCCACCTGCGGAAGCGGCACCCGGCGCTGCGCCGGCGGCGGTTCTTCGCCGGCGAGTTCCGCAGCGGCGACGCCCCGCGGCCCGCGCCGGCGCGGGCCGCGGAGCCGCACGTGATCGACGTGTTCCCGCCGGCCGGGCCGGTGCGACCGGGCGACGCCGGTTTGCACCCGGCCAGTGACGCCGCGACCGGGCTGGCCCGGTCCGGCCGCGGGGCCGACGCGCCCGTACCGGCCCTGGCCGACATCCACTGGCACGGGGTGGAGCCGTTCCGACCGGACTGGGGCTACAACGCGCGGGTGCTCGCGTTCGCGCTGGACGGCCGGTTCACCGGCCGCGAGGGCGACCCCGACTACCAGATCGACGAAGACTTCTACGTGGTCTTTAACGCCTGGAGCGAAGCGCTGCGGTTCCGCATCCCCGCGTCCCCGACGCGGCGGCGGTGGCGGCGGCTGATCGACACCGCGCTGCCCGCGCCGGGCGATTTCGTTGCCGAGGGCGAAGGCCCGGTGGTGGCCGACGGGGGCACGTACACCGTGGCCGGGTTCAGCACGCTCGTGTTGATCTCGGAGCCGTGA
- a CDS encoding metallophosphoesterase family protein, translating to MTIRLAHFSDVHLTVRPLGWRVRDVFNKRLTGWANVTVRGRGATFKHANDVTAALRRELATGHFDRLVFSGDATTLGFPAEMTAAANRLGVGDATLPPAIAVPGNHDVYVGHSARNRLFEDAFAPWQRGERVSADHYPFAQKVGHVWLIALNSAKPNFLLWDASGRVGGAQLHRLRELCAKLDGPRVVVSHYPVLMEGHRPEPRWHRLLDWAKVRDAAAACGVSLWLHGHRHRWYVLPPAGNLPFATICAGSSTQIDRWGYHDYTIDGWHLKGVRRVYDLATGTFQEAERFELQLPGA from the coding sequence ATGACCATCCGGCTGGCCCACTTCAGCGACGTCCACCTCACCGTCCGCCCGCTCGGCTGGCGGGTGCGGGACGTCTTCAACAAGCGCCTGACCGGGTGGGCCAACGTGACGGTGCGGGGCCGCGGGGCGACCTTCAAACACGCGAATGACGTGACGGCGGCGCTCCGGCGCGAACTGGCGACCGGGCACTTCGACCGGCTCGTGTTTTCCGGCGACGCGACCACACTCGGGTTCCCCGCCGAGATGACGGCCGCCGCGAACCGGCTCGGCGTCGGCGACGCGACCCTTCCACCCGCCATCGCCGTGCCGGGCAACCACGACGTCTACGTCGGCCACTCCGCCCGGAACCGGCTGTTCGAAGACGCTTTCGCGCCGTGGCAGCGCGGCGAGCGCGTGTCCGCCGACCACTACCCGTTCGCGCAGAAGGTCGGGCACGTGTGGCTGATCGCGCTGAACTCCGCGAAACCGAACTTCCTCTTGTGGGACGCGAGCGGGCGCGTCGGCGGTGCCCAACTCCATCGGCTCCGCGAACTGTGTGCGAAGCTCGACGGCCCGCGCGTCGTGGTGAGTCACTACCCGGTATTGATGGAGGGGCACCGCCCGGAACCGCGGTGGCACCGCCTCCTCGACTGGGCGAAGGTCCGCGACGCCGCGGCCGCGTGCGGCGTGAGTTTGTGGCTGCACGGCCACCGGCACCGGTGGTACGTCCTTCCGCCGGCCGGGAACCTGCCGTTCGCCACGATCTGCGCCGGGAGTTCCACACAGATCGACCGCTGGGGGTATCACGACTACACGATCGACGGCTGGCACCTGAAGGGCGTGCGGCGGGTGTACGATCTGGCGACGGGAACGTTTCAGGAGGCCGAGCGGTTCGAGTTGCAGCTCCCCGGCGCCTGA
- a CDS encoding IS630 family transposase, producing MAITLPDSRGLSDDVMQALRVRALHAIESGFSQADVARVLGVAGETVSRWWTAYTTGGLDALPQDRTGRPVGTGRTLSDTQCAHLQQLLDTKSPADLGIAAPVWNRRAVRDLILKEYGLRMPIRTVGEYLRRWGYTAKKPSRHARKQDPDEVREWLEQTYPAIEKLARVERATIFWCDETGVAADAYPGYGYARAGERATIQVPDPHIRINMVSGISNTGEVRFMTYAGTMTAERFIAFLKQLLATVPGAIFVIVDSLSAHTTETVATWVQEHEERVAVFYLPRYSPELNPDEYLNNDLKGNVHDAGLPDTSKTLRSRVQRFMHKLLMLPKHVMSYFLHPKISYCSSD from the coding sequence ATGGCGATCACCTTGCCGGATTCTCGTGGGCTGTCCGACGACGTCATGCAGGCGTTGCGCGTGCGCGCGTTGCACGCGATCGAGTCCGGGTTCTCGCAAGCCGATGTGGCCCGCGTGCTGGGTGTGGCGGGTGAAACGGTGTCGCGTTGGTGGACGGCGTACACGACCGGCGGGTTGGACGCCCTGCCCCAGGATCGCACCGGGCGCCCGGTCGGAACCGGGCGCACCCTTTCCGACACACAGTGTGCTCATCTGCAACAGCTCCTGGACACAAAGAGCCCGGCGGATCTGGGGATCGCCGCGCCGGTGTGGAACCGTCGCGCGGTTCGCGATCTGATCCTCAAGGAGTACGGGCTCCGGATGCCGATCCGCACCGTGGGGGAATACCTGCGGCGCTGGGGCTACACGGCCAAGAAGCCGTCCCGCCACGCCCGCAAACAAGACCCCGACGAAGTGCGGGAGTGGCTCGAGCAGACGTACCCGGCCATTGAGAAGCTGGCCCGGGTGGAACGGGCCACCATCTTCTGGTGCGATGAAACGGGGGTCGCCGCCGACGCGTATCCCGGTTACGGGTACGCCCGCGCGGGCGAACGGGCGACGATCCAGGTTCCCGATCCGCACATCCGGATCAACATGGTGTCCGGGATCAGCAACACGGGCGAGGTGCGGTTCATGACGTACGCGGGGACGATGACCGCCGAACGGTTCATCGCGTTCCTGAAGCAGCTGCTGGCGACCGTGCCGGGCGCGATCTTTGTGATCGTGGATAGCTTGTCGGCCCACACCACGGAGACGGTCGCCACGTGGGTACAAGAGCATGAGGAACGCGTGGCCGTGTTTTATCTGCCCCGGTACAGCCCCGAATTGAACCCCGACGAATATCTCAACAACGACCTGAAGGGGAACGTGCATGACGCCGGCTTGCCCGACACCAGCAAGACCTTGCGATCGCGCGTCCAACGCTTCATGCACAAGCTCCTCATGCTCCCCAAACACGTGATGAGCTACTTCCTCCACCCCAAGATCAGCTATTGCTCATCAGATTAA
- a CDS encoding dihydrofolate reductase family protein — MANPDSRVTIHMVASLDGFIARKDGRVDWLDTSDEFAGGDALDPGFVEAFLKTIDCYVMGSRTYETALRFEAQGFGWAYGDKPTFVLTRRELPRTRDTVEFHSGDLAAFVNGRLRPAHRSIWFVGGGSVSGECLRLGLADEVRYSILPILIGDGIAFFEKLDRDIALHLAEVKAYTSGTVALRYEVRGHRDGARNAT; from the coding sequence ATGGCGAACCCGGATTCGCGCGTAACGATCCACATGGTGGCGAGCCTCGACGGCTTCATCGCTCGAAAGGACGGGCGCGTCGACTGGCTCGACACGTCAGACGAATTCGCGGGCGGGGACGCCCTGGACCCGGGATTCGTCGAGGCGTTCCTCAAAACGATCGACTGCTACGTCATGGGGTCGCGAACTTATGAGACCGCGCTGCGGTTTGAAGCCCAAGGGTTCGGGTGGGCGTACGGCGACAAGCCCACCTTCGTCCTCACCCGTCGCGAACTGCCGCGGACCCGCGACACCGTCGAGTTCCACTCGGGCGATCTCGCGGCGTTCGTGAACGGGCGCCTCCGGCCCGCGCACCGCTCCATCTGGTTTGTTGGGGGCGGCTCGGTCTCCGGCGAATGCCTTCGCCTCGGGCTCGCCGACGAAGTGCGCTATTCGATCCTGCCGATATTGATTGGCGACGGGATCGCGTTCTTCGAGAAGCTCGACCGAGACATCGCCCTCCACCTGGCGGAGGTGAAAGCCTACACGAGCGGCACGGTGGCGCTTCGTTACGAGGTGCGAGGACACCGCGACGGGGCGCGGAACGCCACCTGA
- the rho gene encoding transcription termination factor Rho, which translates to MPDAKGVEGSPLPRPSLLRAAAAKRPFRKPADGPAPGAAPAAPPAVVTPPPVDRGTDRGPDRGDRIERVERPDRGERVRPVGSGSRLDDLYRMPMPELFALAEKEGIREHTGMSRAQLIVGIVRRQIERGEVVRGSGTLEVLPDGYGFLRSQAHNYLASPEDIYVSPSQIRRMSLRTGLVVEGPIRLPIENQDNFALMQIELVNNKNPDEVSGVTNFEDLTPLHPNARLRLETTPDDISMRIVDLVTPVGKGQRGLIVAPPRTGKTILLAKMANAIIKNHPESYVFVLLVDERPEEVTEMQRLVNSPNAEVVASTFDEPPEEHIHVSEIVLEKAKRMVEMRKDVIILLDSITRLARAHNTEAPGGGKLLSGGLDSNAMQKPKRFFGAARNVEEGGSLTILATALVDTGSRMDEVIFEEFKGTGNSELHLDRRLVEKRVYPAIDVNKSGTRKEELLMHPDEFEKVRVLRRVLSDMHPVEAMEMLVNRSKKTKSNLEFLLAMNLG; encoded by the coding sequence ATGCCCGACGCCAAGGGCGTCGAAGGGTCGCCGCTGCCGCGCCCCTCACTTCTCCGTGCCGCCGCCGCCAAGCGGCCCTTTCGTAAACCCGCCGACGGTCCCGCTCCCGGTGCCGCTCCGGCCGCACCCCCGGCTGTCGTCACCCCGCCCCCCGTTGATCGGGGCACGGACCGCGGTCCCGACCGCGGGGACCGGATCGAACGGGTCGAGCGGCCCGACCGCGGCGAACGGGTGCGCCCCGTCGGCAGCGGCTCCCGGTTGGACGACCTGTACCGCATGCCGATGCCCGAACTCTTCGCGCTGGCGGAGAAAGAGGGCATCCGCGAGCACACCGGCATGAGCCGGGCGCAGCTCATCGTCGGCATCGTCCGCCGGCAGATCGAGCGCGGCGAGGTGGTCCGCGGGTCCGGCACGCTCGAGGTGCTCCCCGACGGCTACGGGTTCCTCCGCAGCCAGGCGCACAACTACCTCGCCAGCCCCGAAGACATCTACGTCTCGCCCAGCCAGATCCGCCGCATGAGCCTGCGGACCGGGCTGGTGGTCGAGGGGCCGATCCGGCTGCCGATCGAGAACCAGGACAACTTCGCCCTGATGCAGATCGAGCTGGTCAACAACAAGAACCCGGACGAGGTGAGCGGGGTCACCAACTTCGAGGACCTGACGCCGCTCCACCCGAACGCCCGGCTCCGGCTGGAGACCACGCCCGACGACATCTCCATGCGGATCGTCGATCTGGTCACCCCGGTGGGCAAGGGCCAGCGCGGGCTGATCGTCGCCCCGCCCCGCACCGGTAAGACCATCCTGCTCGCGAAGATGGCCAACGCCATCATCAAGAACCACCCCGAGTCCTACGTCTTCGTGCTGCTGGTGGACGAGCGGCCCGAAGAGGTGACCGAAATGCAGCGCCTCGTGAACAGCCCGAACGCCGAGGTGGTGGCGAGCACCTTCGACGAACCGCCCGAAGAGCACATCCACGTCTCCGAAATCGTGCTGGAGAAGGCGAAGCGGATGGTGGAGATGCGGAAGGACGTGATCATCCTGCTGGACTCGATCACGCGCCTGGCCCGCGCCCACAACACCGAGGCGCCCGGCGGCGGCAAGCTGCTGTCCGGCGGCCTCGACTCCAACGCGATGCAGAAGCCGAAGCGGTTCTTCGGCGCCGCCCGCAACGTCGAGGAGGGCGGGTCGCTCACCATCCTGGCGACGGCGCTGGTGGACACCGGCTCGCGCATGGACGAAGTGATTTTCGAAGAGTTCAAGGGCACGGGCAACAGCGAACTCCACCTAGACCGCCGGCTGGTCGAGAAGCGGGTGTACCCCGCCATCGACGTGAACAAGAGCGGCACCCGGAAGGAAGAGCTGCTGATGCACCCGGACGAGTTCGAGAAGGTCCGCGTCCTGCGCCGCGTGCTGTCGGACATGCACCCGGTGGAGGCAATGGAGATGCTCGTGAACCGGTCGAAGAAGACGAAGTCCAACCTGGAGTTCCTGCTCGCGATGAACCTGGGCTGA
- a CDS encoding Uma2 family endonuclease yields the protein MWTAFGRGWVTRQQSPFPIGVYTDPVPNISVVRGEPRDFHEHPTTSDLIVEVSDSHNFPMNTTIKAELYATAGVPDYWVLGLNGHALHAFRNPQHMATLGTTAYYLGKQDCH from the coding sequence ATTTGGACAGCTTTCGGCCGGGGCTGGGTCACGAGACAACAGTCACCGTTCCCCATCGGCGTCTACACCGACCCGGTCCCCAACATCTCCGTCGTTCGAGGCGAGCCCCGAGACTTCCACGAACACCCGACAACTTCAGACCTGATCGTAGAAGTCTCGGATTCGCACAATTTCCCAATGAATACGACAATAAAAGCCGAACTGTACGCCACCGCCGGCGTCCCGGACTACTGGGTGCTCGGCCTCAACGGCCACGCGCTTCACGCCTTCCGCAACCCGCAACACATGGCGACGCTCGGCACTACGGCCTATTACCTCGGCAAACAAGATTGTCATTAA
- a CDS encoding DUF1559 family PulG-like putative transporter, with translation MRASRRVGFTLIELLVVIAIIAILIGLLLPAVQKVREAAARMKCTNNLKQIGLALHNIQTTEGKFPPGSLDNGAMWSSWLMPYLEQTAVYQALWVLPEGGHSDSGIVGPSGSNGDWACPSPGFANANIQSGVGAANYGVGGGSGPATERNIAACELLIPGLRCPSTTLPEHVYGPSYEFWTVQKRVPISYAACGSGVKTQFYAVDDANNNDGAFQHEYKGSGFVGTRLTIAAFTDGMSNTIFIGEENYDLQGAYGDGTNGLPDGRDLQGIARRKAVWQFGSDSIDCEMGFNEAFGSTGVKMNYPKDTSTSGANLEAYIVSFGSRHTGGANFMLGDGSVRFIRDSIDSGTYSALGTRAGGEVLGDY, from the coding sequence ATGCGCGCGTCGCGTCGGGTCGGGTTCACGCTGATCGAACTGCTGGTGGTGATTGCCATCATCGCCATCCTCATCGGGCTGCTGCTCCCCGCGGTGCAAAAGGTCCGCGAGGCCGCGGCCCGGATGAAGTGCACGAACAACCTCAAGCAGATCGGCCTCGCGCTCCACAACATCCAAACGACCGAGGGCAAGTTCCCGCCCGGCTCGCTCGACAACGGCGCGATGTGGTCGTCGTGGCTGATGCCGTACCTGGAGCAGACGGCCGTGTACCAGGCCCTTTGGGTGCTGCCGGAGGGCGGCCATTCGGACAGCGGGATCGTCGGCCCGTCCGGGTCGAACGGGGACTGGGCTTGTCCGAGCCCCGGGTTCGCCAACGCGAACATCCAGTCCGGTGTGGGCGCGGCCAACTACGGCGTCGGCGGCGGCTCCGGGCCGGCCACCGAGCGGAACATCGCGGCGTGCGAGCTACTCATCCCCGGCCTGCGGTGCCCCTCGACGACCCTGCCCGAGCACGTGTACGGGCCGAGCTACGAGTTCTGGACCGTGCAGAAGCGTGTCCCGATCAGCTACGCGGCCTGCGGGTCCGGCGTGAAGACGCAGTTCTACGCCGTGGACGACGCCAACAACAATGACGGCGCGTTCCAGCACGAGTACAAGGGGAGCGGGTTCGTCGGCACGCGGCTCACCATCGCGGCGTTCACCGACGGCATGTCCAACACCATCTTCATCGGTGAAGAGAACTACGACCTCCAGGGCGCCTACGGCGACGGGACCAACGGCCTGCCGGACGGGCGCGACCTGCAAGGCATCGCCCGGCGCAAGGCCGTCTGGCAGTTCGGGTCCGACAGCATCGACTGCGAGATGGGGTTCAACGAAGCGTTCGGCTCGACCGGCGTGAAGATGAATTACCCGAAGGACACCTCGACCTCGGGCGCCAACCTCGAAGCCTACATCGTCAGCTTCGGGAGCCGGCACACCGGCGGGGCGAACTTCATGCTGGGCGACGGCTCGGTGCGATTCATCCGCGACTCCATCGACTCGGGCACGTACAGCGCGCTGGGCACGCGGGCCGGTGGTGAGGTCCTCGGCGACTATTGA
- a CDS encoding GNAT family N-acetyltransferase: MDDWLKTKALQHQDKHLSVTKVLLDDSSGIAGYFTLATGQVDFGDLPADVAKKLPKRMLPVAVLAWLGVSAAKHGQGLGKSLLAQALRDCHEAGQTFAFIAVILDCIDDKAKAFYRHFDFTELPGHPYRLFIPVAQLETSSRSQVRRRHISELICRRREGIRIRPGAVSVPARHCGVRGWRR, from the coding sequence GTGGACGACTGGCTCAAAACGAAGGCGCTTCAGCACCAGGACAAGCACCTGTCGGTTACGAAGGTGCTACTCGATGATTCGAGCGGCATCGCTGGCTACTTCACACTTGCGACGGGGCAGGTCGATTTCGGCGACCTACCGGCGGACGTGGCGAAGAAGTTACCGAAGCGCATGCTGCCGGTCGCGGTGCTGGCGTGGCTCGGCGTGAGCGCAGCCAAGCACGGTCAAGGTTTGGGGAAGTCGCTCCTCGCGCAGGCGCTGCGTGATTGCCACGAAGCCGGCCAGACGTTCGCGTTCATCGCGGTGATTCTCGATTGCATCGACGACAAGGCCAAGGCGTTCTACCGGCACTTCGACTTCACCGAACTCCCCGGCCACCCGTACCGGCTTTTCATTCCTGTGGCTCAACTCGAAACGAGTAGCCGTTCACAGGTGAGACGTCGGCATATCAGCGAATTGATATGCCGACGCCGTGAGGGAATTCGGATTAGGCCGGGAGCAGTGTCGGTGCCGGCTCGCCATTGCGGTGTGCGCGGATGGCGTCGGTGA